Proteins from one Phyllobacterium zundukense genomic window:
- a CDS encoding amidohydrolase family protein, translating into MTAMPLIDTHLHLIDQSVLSYPWLSGTEALNRNFLYEKYALQAHRVGITHALHMEVDVAPTDIQAETDYIASLAKRSGNLIAGAISSCRPEDDGFAAFLERQQINPLVKGFRRVLHVMGDELSEQPLFRENIRKLGGTGLTFDLCVLPRQIDKAIALVDLAPDVQFILDHCGVPDIKAGALDEWRGKITDIAKRPNVTAKISGVVAYADAETWRVETLAPYVNHVIENFGWDRLVWGSDWPVCTLGGGLATWVAATHSLLSGCSQEEKTKLFSGNARRIWNLN; encoded by the coding sequence ATGACAGCCATGCCTTTGATCGACACCCATCTGCATCTCATCGACCAATCGGTGCTGTCCTATCCCTGGTTGTCGGGGACCGAGGCGCTGAATCGCAATTTTCTCTATGAGAAATACGCGCTGCAGGCTCATCGCGTCGGCATCACCCATGCGTTGCACATGGAGGTCGATGTCGCCCCGACGGACATACAGGCGGAGACCGATTACATTGCATCTCTCGCAAAACGTAGCGGCAACCTGATTGCCGGTGCAATCTCTTCCTGCCGTCCGGAGGACGATGGCTTTGCGGCGTTCCTCGAGCGCCAACAGATCAACCCTCTGGTAAAGGGCTTCCGCCGTGTGCTGCATGTCATGGGCGATGAGCTCTCGGAGCAGCCGCTCTTCCGCGAAAACATCCGAAAGCTTGGCGGCACGGGATTAACCTTCGACCTGTGCGTTCTGCCGAGACAAATCGACAAGGCGATTGCCCTCGTCGATCTTGCGCCGGATGTGCAGTTCATCCTCGATCATTGCGGTGTTCCGGATATCAAGGCCGGTGCGCTCGACGAATGGCGCGGCAAAATTACTGATATTGCCAAGCGTCCGAACGTCACCGCCAAGATTTCCGGGGTGGTGGCCTACGCGGACGCAGAGACCTGGCGCGTCGAAACGCTGGCGCCTTACGTCAATCACGTCATAGAAAATTTCGGCTGGGATAGGCTCGTATGGGGTAGCGACTGGCCCGTCTGTACCCTTGGTGGGGGCCTCGCCACCTGGGTCGCGGCAACCCATTCCCTGCTTTCAGGCTGCAGCCAGGAGGAAAAGACCAAGCTGTTTTCGGGAAATGCCCGCCGGATCTGGAATTTGAATTAG